In Melospiza melodia melodia isolate bMelMel2 chromosome 11, bMelMel2.pri, whole genome shotgun sequence, the following proteins share a genomic window:
- the LRRC7 gene encoding leucine-rich repeat-containing protein 7 isoform X9 yields MDARSRLHLCCLEMTSKRKLIGRLVPCRCFRGEEEIVSVLDYSHCGLQQVPKEVFNFERTLEELYLDANQIEELPKQLFNCQALRKLSIPDNDLSSLPTSIASLVNLRELDISKNGIQDFPENIKCCKCLTIIEASVNPVSKLPDGFTQLLNLTQLYLNDAFLEFLPANFGRLVKLRILELRENHLKTLPKSMHKLTQLERLDLGNNEFSELPEVLEQIQNLKELWMDNNSLQVLPGSIGKLKQLVYLDVSKNRIETVDLDISGCEGLEDLLLSSNMLQQLPDSIGLLKRLTTLKVDDNQLTILPNAIGNLSLLEEFDCSCNELESLPSTIGYLHNLRTLAVDENFLPELPREIGSCKNVTVMSLRSNKLEFLPDEIGQMQKLRVLNLSDNRLKNLPFTFTKLKELAALWLSDNQSKALIPLQTEAHPETKQRVLTNYMFPQQPRSDEDFQSDSDSFNPTLWEEQRQQRMTVAFEFEDKKEEEENPGKVKVEINLKRYPTPYPEDLKNMVKSVQNLVSKPSLGVRPESAAPAASTDPTGKDKYEHKWPLTPKEISVEVQAKETKEPPKSPQPDPELSPKSPLEAPGREERAQGSEVQAQVERLTLCSALHPHRAQGSQDAFGHPASEMRIGELRPSMPETPLYPPKLVLLGKDKKGFLRVLQRARKNGLPADHG; encoded by the exons tATGCTGCTTGGAGATGACCAGCAAAAGGAAGCTGATCGGGCGCCTGGTGCCGTGCCGGTGTTTCCGCGGCGAGGAGGAGATCGTCTCCGTGCTGGACTATTCCCACTGCGGCCTGCAGCAGGTGCCAAAGGAGGTCTTCAACTTCGAGAGGACCCTGGAGGAGCTCTACCTCGATGCCAACCAGATTGAGGAGCTTCCCAAG CAACTGTTCAACTGCCAGGCCCTGCGCAAGCTGAGCATCCCCGACAACGACCTGTCCAGCCTCCCCACGTCCATCGCCAGCCTGGTCAACCTCCGTGAGCTCGACATCAGCAAGAATG GAATCCAAGATTTCCCAGAAAACATTAAGTGTTGTAAGTGTTTAACAATAATCGAAGCCAGCGTCAACCCCGTGTCCAA GCTGCCAGATGGCTTCACACAACTTCTAAATTTGACCCAGCTCTATCTAAACGATGCCTTTTTGGAGTTTCTTCCAGCTAACTTTGGAAG ACTTGTCAAATTGCGAATTTTGGAGTTAAGAGAAAACCACTTGAAAACTCTACCAAA GTCAATGCACAAGCTGACCCAGCTGGAGAGGCTCGATCTGGGCAATAATGAGTTCTCTGAGCTG CCTGAGGTTCTTGAACAAATCCAGAATCTGAAGGAGTTGTGGATGGACAATAATTCCTTGCAAGTGCTACCTGGG TCTATAGGGAAGTTAAAACAGCTCGTGTACCTGGATGTGTCCAAAAACAGGATCGAGACGGTCGACCTGGACATCtcgggctgtgaggggctggaggatctcctcctctcctccaacatgctgcagcagctgccagatTCCATAG GATTGTTGAAGAGACTGACAACCCTGAAAGTGGATGACAACCAGCTCACCATCCTGCCCAATGCCATTGGAAA cctgtccctgctggagGAGTTTGACTGCAGCTGCAACGAGCTGGAGTCGCTGCCCTCCACCATCGGGTACCTGCACAACCTGCGCACCCTGGCCGTGGACGAGAACTTCCTGCCAGAGCTTCCCAGAGAG ATTGGGAGCTGTAAGAACGTGACTGTGATGTCCCTGCGCTCCAACAAACTGGAATTTCTGCCTGATGAGATTGGCCAGATGCAGAAGCTGAGGGTGTTAAATCTGAGTGATAACAG ACTGAAGAATTTGCCCTTCACTTTTACCAAACTCAAGGAACTGGCAGCCTTGTGGCTTTCTGACAACCAG TCCAAGGCGCTGATCCCGCTGCAGACGGAGGCGCACCCCGAGACCAAGCAGCGCGTGCTCACCAACTACATGTTCCCGCAGCAGCCCCGCAGCGACGAAG ATTTCCAGTCAGACAGTGACAGCTTTAACCCCACTCTctgggaggagcagaggcagcagaggaTGACTGTGGCCTTTGAGTTtgaggacaagaaggaagaggaggagaatccAGGGAAAGTCAAG GTGGAGATAAACCTCAAGCGTTACCCCACGCCCTACCCCGAGGACCTGAAGAACATGGTGAAGTCAGTGCAGAACCTGGTGAGCAAACCCAGCCTGGGCGTGCGGCCCGAGAGCGCGGCGCCCGCCGCCAGCACCGACCCCACGGGCAAGGACAAGTACGAGCACAAGTGGCCCCTGACCCCCAAGGAGATCTCCGTGGAG GTCCAAGCTAAAGAAACCAAAGAGCCCCCCAAGAGCCCCCAGCCTGACCCTGAGCTCAGCCCGAAATCACCTCTGGAGGCCCCGGGCAGGGAGGAGAGAGCCCAAGGCTCAGAGGTACAGGCTCAGGTGGAGAGACTCAccttgtgctctgctctgcacccacACAGAGCCCAAGGCTCacag
- the LRRC7 gene encoding leucine-rich repeat-containing protein 7 isoform X11: MDARSRLHLCCLEMTSKRKLIGRLVPCRCFRGEEEIVSVLDYSHCGLQQVPKEVFNFERTLEELYLDANQIEELPKQLFNCQALRKLSIPDNDLSSLPTSIASLVNLRELDISKNGIQDFPENIKCCKCLTIIEASVNPVSKLPDGFTQLLNLTQLYLNDAFLEFLPANFGRLVKLRILELRENHLKTLPKSMHKLTQLERLDLGNNEFSELPEVLEQIQNLKELWMDNNSLQVLPGGS, translated from the exons tATGCTGCTTGGAGATGACCAGCAAAAGGAAGCTGATCGGGCGCCTGGTGCCGTGCCGGTGTTTCCGCGGCGAGGAGGAGATCGTCTCCGTGCTGGACTATTCCCACTGCGGCCTGCAGCAGGTGCCAAAGGAGGTCTTCAACTTCGAGAGGACCCTGGAGGAGCTCTACCTCGATGCCAACCAGATTGAGGAGCTTCCCAAG CAACTGTTCAACTGCCAGGCCCTGCGCAAGCTGAGCATCCCCGACAACGACCTGTCCAGCCTCCCCACGTCCATCGCCAGCCTGGTCAACCTCCGTGAGCTCGACATCAGCAAGAATG GAATCCAAGATTTCCCAGAAAACATTAAGTGTTGTAAGTGTTTAACAATAATCGAAGCCAGCGTCAACCCCGTGTCCAA GCTGCCAGATGGCTTCACACAACTTCTAAATTTGACCCAGCTCTATCTAAACGATGCCTTTTTGGAGTTTCTTCCAGCTAACTTTGGAAG ACTTGTCAAATTGCGAATTTTGGAGTTAAGAGAAAACCACTTGAAAACTCTACCAAA GTCAATGCACAAGCTGACCCAGCTGGAGAGGCTCGATCTGGGCAATAATGAGTTCTCTGAGCTG CCTGAGGTTCTTGAACAAATCCAGAATCTGAAGGAGTTGTGGATGGACAATAATTCCTTGCAAGTGCTACCTGGG GGAAGTTAA